The following coding sequences lie in one Prochlorococcus marinus XMU1411 genomic window:
- a CDS encoding DUF3134 family protein has translation MDSNKLKLRLDDISEVNPALTCYHRDDPAPVLPLRDEPDLLSWLENTGRLVAENEGDSQEISTIEEEELSALMGEKEDYKTEEDSSEDDWED, from the coding sequence ATGGACTCAAATAAACTAAAACTTAGATTAGACGATATTTCTGAAGTCAATCCTGCTTTAACTTGCTACCACAGAGATGACCCAGCTCCGGTTTTACCATTAAGAGATGAACCTGATCTGCTATCTTGGCTTGAAAATACAGGAAGACTTGTTGCAGAAAATGAAGGAGATTCACAAGAAATTAGTACTATAGAAGAAGAAGAACTTTCAGCATTAATGGGAGAAAAGGAAGATTATAAGACTGAAGAAGACTCTTCAGAAGATGATTGGGAAGATTAA
- the mraY gene encoding phospho-N-acetylmuramoyl-pentapeptide-transferase produces MIGKINKFNYKSLSILNTFVLVVTSYFFNSFILFGVFTLFFFISLLTTKNGLKIIRKLNLLQNIRTEGPANHYKKSDTPTMGGIFMIVPFLIFLLIITISLESLKLFLLLLTIFGFFIIGFLDDYLSIKNKENTGLKTKEKFALQSIISIIFILLAYEKNLISPLITVSDSWGINMNIFILPISFLVLVGISNSVNLTDGLDGLAAGCSGIVFYGLGTEILMKEQQELFVFSILCYSMSGICLGFLKYNSYPAKIFMGDTGSLSIGAILGSIALLTDSVFTLSIFSGIFIVESLSVMIQVGFFKITKKLFHRGKRIFLMAPLHHHFELQGVKEQKIVENFWKINILLIILGIVLKINL; encoded by the coding sequence ATGATTGGGAAGATTAATAAGTTTAACTACAAATCGTTATCAATATTAAATACTTTTGTTTTAGTAGTAACCTCCTATTTTTTTAATAGTTTTATTCTTTTTGGAGTTTTCACGTTATTTTTTTTTATTTCTTTATTAACAACAAAGAATGGTCTAAAAATAATCAGAAAATTAAATTTACTTCAGAACATTAGAACTGAAGGTCCTGCTAATCACTATAAAAAAAGTGATACCCCAACAATGGGAGGGATTTTTATGATAGTCCCTTTTTTAATTTTTCTTTTGATAATAACTATAAGTTTAGAATCTCTAAAATTATTTCTTTTATTACTAACTATTTTTGGCTTTTTTATTATAGGGTTTTTAGATGATTATTTAAGTATTAAGAACAAAGAAAATACAGGGTTAAAAACAAAAGAAAAATTTGCTTTACAAAGTATCATCTCAATAATTTTTATATTGTTAGCCTATGAAAAAAATTTAATAAGTCCGTTAATAACAGTATCTGACTCTTGGGGAATAAATATGAATATTTTCATATTGCCAATTTCTTTTTTAGTACTAGTTGGCATAAGTAATTCAGTAAATTTAACTGATGGCCTTGATGGATTAGCAGCAGGATGCAGTGGTATTGTCTTTTATGGATTAGGAACAGAAATATTGATGAAAGAACAGCAAGAACTTTTTGTTTTTAGTATCCTATGTTATTCAATGTCCGGCATATGCTTAGGATTTCTTAAGTACAATAGTTATCCTGCAAAAATATTTATGGGTGACACAGGATCTCTAAGTATTGGTGCAATTCTGGGTTCTATAGCATTATTAACCGATAGCGTTTTTACCCTATCTATTTTCTCAGGAATATTTATTGTTGAATCATTATCGGTAATGATTCAAGTAGGTTTTTTTAAAATTACAAAAAAATTATTTCACAGAGGTAAACGCATATTTTTAATGGCTCCACTGCATCACCATTTTGAACTACAAGGAGTTAAGGAACAAAAAATAGTTGAAAATTTTTGGAAGATCAACATTTTACTTATAA